In Negativicutes bacterium, the sequence ATCTTCCGGAAAGGTTTCTGCGATCCTCCGGATTGTATTGAAAGCTTTCTTGTATTGCGCCTTTAAATCGTTTGCCAGTATTTCACTCATGTCGCCATCCCTTTCTTTTGTGGTTCACTTTGCAAAGCTCTTTTTGGTCCCTGACGATTCTTGCTTATTCTATTCCGGCATATCCGCAAGCAAAAATCATCAGCAATCGGGAACTCAGTCCTGTTTTTTTGGGAAGAATTAGATTGGGAAATCATTGTATCTTTCTATTCATTTGCCTGATGCCAAAATCCTTCATTTGATGTGGGCCTCTCTGGGTTTGTCGTTATGATTACTTAGATCAGCCTTATCTGCCTTGATCGTTCATAAAGACAAAAACAGCTGACGATATGTGCCCTCTTTTTGTTTCACAATCAGCCGGGAGGTGTCAAAACCGAAATCCGAGACAATTGATGCAGCGGAAAGCAAGTTGCATCGCGATTTGCTGCTGAAGTTGTCCCGGTGCAAAGATACCGGAGATATTTCGCTGGGTTAAAGGTTACGCCGAAAACCATGCCTTTTGGAAACCGGCTTGCCCAGGATTTCCGCTAAAATGATCCCTTGAACCATTTGCTCTGAAGTCAATTGGAAATGCGTTTGTCTTGGCTCGTCGGTTTGCAGCGTGTTTTCTGCCTTGCCATCGGCATCAACAGAGTCCGCTGGCATAGCAGTTGTTTCCGGGGAGGCGGATGGGAAGGTCTGCACCGTTTCAATGGCTGTGGGACGCAGCTCATTTCGGTCGGTCTGTACAACCTTCTCTGCCGCGAAATCAGCATATTTATCTGGCTGTTTGCTGAAAAGCAGTTCATAGATAGGATTATTCATAAAACTCATAAGTTGGCTGCCACCTCAATTCTTAGCCTGTAACTGGTTTATTTCACGGGCGGCGAAGAATCTTCCGCTTTCCCGCTATTCGCGATGGAACCTCTCATCTGGGTATCGGAAATGATATTCTGCATGTTGTAGTAATCCATAACGCCCAGTTTGCCTTCGCGCAAAGCCTGCGCCATCGCTTTGGGGACCTCGGCTTCCGCTTCGACCACTTTGGCCCGCATCTCCACCACGGCCGCTTTCATTTCCTGCTCACGCGCCACGGCCATCGCCCGCCGTTCTTCTGCTTTGGCTTGTGCGATGCGCTTGTCGGCTTCAGCCTGATCGGTTTGCAACTGGGCTCCAATATTGCGGCCGACATCGACATCGGCGATGTCGATGGAAAGAATTTCAAAGGCCGTGCCGCTGTCCAAACCTTTGCTCAAAACTGTTTTTGAGATGCGGTCTGGATTTTCCAACACATCTTTGTGCGTATTGGAAGAACCGATCGTGGTTACGATGCCTTCTCCAACCCGCGCAATTATTGTTTGTTCGCCGGCGCCGCCGACCAGCCGGTCGATATTTGCCCGCACGGTGACTCTGGCTTTGGCTTTCAATTCAATACCGTCTTTCGCAATGGCGGCTACCAACGGTGTTTCAATCACCTTGGGATTCACACTCATCTGAACTGCTTCCAGGACATCGCGACCTGCCAGATCAATCGCGGCTGCGCGTTCAAATTGCAAAGGGATTTCCGCGCGCTGCGCGGCAATTAAGGCATTGACCACTCTGTCAACGTTTCCGCCGGCCAGATAGTGCGCCTCCAGTTGATTGATATTCAGATCGAGACCGGCTTTGACCGCCTTGATCAGAGGACTCACTACTTTCATAGGCGCAACGCGGCGCAGCCGCATGCCAATTAGATTGAAAATACCGATTTTGACACCGGAAGCTGCAGCGGAAATCCAGAGCCCTACCGGTACAAAACTGAAAAACAGGGATAATACAATGAGGATAACCGCAAGAATCACCAGATAGCCAATCGCTTCAGTTCCCATAAAAACCCTTCCTTTCATTCTTGTCCTCTCGGGACTGATCGTTTATTCAATCGGTTTCACAACAATGCGGCTTCCTGCGGTCTCGACGATCCGGATTTTCGTACCGGGTTCAATGAACCGCCCCTCGGAAACCACATCGAGGCGCTGACCATCAAATTCACCGATGCCTGCCGGACGCAGAAGCGAAAGAGCAATACCATCCTTGCCAAGCAAAGCGGAATGATCACTTGTGCTGCTGTAGCCATCTTCTCGCTTTGAGGCTGATTTGAGGATCAGTTTTTTCGATAATTTTCCTTTTTTTGCCGAATGCAGGATCGCAAAAAGAAGCAGTGACAGCAATAAAAGCAGAATGAGGATCATCACAACAGCCTGAAGCGGTGTTTGCGCCGTCATGAGGATGCCGACGATTAAAAGCAGGATGCCGCTGCCTCCGGCAATACCAAATCCGGGTATGAATATCTCCACAAACAATAAAGCCAGTCCGAGCAGGAACAGAACGATCTGCAGCGTTCCGATATCTGCAAAAAGGTCTGTTAAGCCTGCATAAACTACAGTGTTCACGAAAATCCACCTCCTTTCATTTGCTGATTGTTCTCATCTAAAAGGAAAGGGCAGAAATTCCCTTTCAAAGTGCTCCACCCCAAAGATCAGGTTTCACCGGCAGTTCATTGCACCAACTGAAAACCGCTCGTTTTCTTTTTATCATATAACAAATTCAGGGAAAAGTCAATTCTTGCGACGGGTTGAGTTGAAAGGGAATCGTTTTATCGGCAGCAATCGCCCGGATTAAGCTTCTTTTATGATTTCTTCTTCAGAACATGCAAGAGTGTTTTGAGAGAGAGAATGCTGGATCACTGATGCGGCGACAATTGTGGCCGAAGTGGATGACAGTATCCCGGAAGCCGTCAGAGCGGATGCAAAGCACTATATATGGCAACAAAAGGCGTCTTATCGCGCGGCATGGTCCGAAATTGCTCCGGGAGTTTCGATTACGGCAGCCAAGCTCAACGTGCTGACGCAGATGAACACCGGCAAAGCGTCTTCGGTGCTGCTTTCTGAAATTGAATTGATCAAAAATTAAGTCTCTGAGTCAGCTTGTTGTTATCTTCATCACAGCGAAATTCGAGAACGCATCCTAGCCGAATCCGTTT encodes:
- the floA gene encoding flotillin-like protein FloA (flotillin-like protein involved in membrane lipid rafts), giving the protein MGTEAIGYLVILAVILIVLSLFFSFVPVGLWISAAASGVKIGIFNLIGMRLRRVAPMKVVSPLIKAVKAGLDLNINQLEAHYLAGGNVDRVVNALIAAQRAEIPLQFERAAAIDLAGRDVLEAVQMSVNPKVIETPLVAAIAKDGIELKAKARVTVRANIDRLVGGAGEQTIIARVGEGIVTTIGSSNTHKDVLENPDRISKTVLSKGLDSGTAFEILSIDIADVDVGRNIGAQLQTDQAEADKRIAQAKAEERRAMAVAREQEMKAAVVEMRAKVVEAEAEVPKAMAQALREGKLGVMDYYNMQNIISDTQMRGSIANSGKAEDSSPPVK